The Paraburkholderia caffeinilytica genome segment ATGACGATCGCCGCCGCCATCGCCTATCGGCGCGGCTTGCAGGTACTGGTCGGTGGGATGTGCGAGACGGACTTCTCGGGCTACCCCGACTGCCGCGACGACACGATGAAGGCATTGCAGGTTGCGCTGAACCTCGGCATGGACACGCGCTTCCTGCTCGAAACGCCGCTGATGTGGCTCGACAAGGCCGATACGTGGCGTCTCGCGCACGAGTTGGGCGGCGACGAACTGGTCGAACTGGTGCGCGTCGAAACGCACACTTGTTATGTCGGCGAGCGCGCGGAGCTGCACGCATGGGGCTTCGGCTGCGGCGAATGCCCGGCGTGCCGCTTGCGCAAGCGCGGCTATGAAGCGTACCTGGCCGGAGAGAAGGTGACCGAGCCAGTCTGACG includes the following:
- the queC gene encoding 7-cyano-7-deazaguanine synthase QueC, with protein sequence MIRKDAKRSALVLFSGGQDSATCLAWALARYETVETLGFDYGQRHRVELECREGFRDAVTRAFPAWADRLGEDHMIDLSVLGSISDTAMTREIEIHATANGLPNTFVPGRNLMFMTIAAAIAYRRGLQVLVGGMCETDFSGYPDCRDDTMKALQVALNLGMDTRFLLETPLMWLDKADTWRLAHELGGDELVELVRVETHTCYVGERAELHAWGFGCGECPACRLRKRGYEAYLAGEKVTEPV